In Anomalospiza imberbis isolate Cuckoo-Finch-1a 21T00152 unplaced genomic scaffold, ASM3175350v1 scaffold_52, whole genome shotgun sequence, a single window of DNA contains:
- the OTUB1 gene encoding ubiquitin thioesterase OTUB1 isoform X1: protein MAAEEPQQPQPEPLGGSDADGVNCLAYDEAIMAQQDRIQQEIAVQNPLVSERLELAELYKEYAEDDHVYQEKIKDLLQKYSYIRKTRPDGNCFYRAFGFAHLEALLEDGQELQRFKEVSARSKEELVAQGFTEFTIEDFHNTLMELIERVERRVPLPELLAAFNEPATSDYLVVYLRLLTSGCLQRHRRFFEQFLEGGRSIKEFCQQEVEPMSKESDHIHIIALARALHVSILVEYMDRGEGGATNPHVFPEGSQPRVCLLYRPGHYDILYK, encoded by the exons ATGGCGGCGGAGGAGCCTCAGCAGCCGCAGCCGGAGCCGCTGGGCGGCAGCGATGCCGACG gtgtgaaCTGCCTGGCCTACGACGAGGCGATCATGGCGCAGCAGGACCGGATCCAGCAGGAG ATCGCGGTGCAGAACCCGCTGGTGTCCGAGCGCCTGGAGCTGGCCGAGCTCTACAAGGAGTACGCCGAGGATGACCACGTGTACCAGGAGAAGATCAAG gacctgctgcaGAAGTACTCGTACATCCGCAAGACGCGGCCGGACGGGAACTGCTTCTACCGCGCCTTCGGCTTCGCGCACCTGGAGGCGCTGCTGGAGGACGGCCAAGAGCTGCAGCG GTTCAAGGAGGTGTCGGCGCGGAGCAAGGAGGAGCTGGTGGCCCAGGGCTTCACCGAGTTCACCATCGAGGACTTCCACAacacg CTGATGGAGCTGATCGAGCGCGTGGAGCGCCGGGTGCcgctgccggagctgctggcGGCCTTTAACGAGCCGGCCACGTCGGATTACCTGGTGGTTTACCTGCGCCTGCTCACCTCAGGCTGCCTCCAGCGCCACCGGCGCTTCTTCGAGCAGTTCCTCGAGGGCGGCCGCAGCATCAAGGAGTTCTGCCAGCAG GAGGTGGAGCCCATGTCCAAGGAGAGTGACCACATCCACATCATCGCGCTGGCGCGGGCGCTGCACGTCTCCATCCTGGTGGAGTACATGGACCGGGGCGAGGGCGGCGCCACCAACCCGCACGTGTTCCCCGAGGGCTCCCAGCCCCGCGTCTGCCTCCTCTACCGCCCGGGCCACTACGACATCCTCTACAAGTGA
- the OTUB1 gene encoding ubiquitin thioesterase OTUB1 isoform X2, whose translation MAAEEPQQPQPEPLGGSDADGVNCLAYDEAIMAQQDRIQQEIAVQNPLVSERLELAELYKEYAEDDHVYQEKIKDLLQKYSYIRKTRPDGNCFYRAFGFAHLEALLEDGQELQRFKEVSARSKEELVAQGFTEFTIEDFHNTLMELIERVERRVPLPELLAAFNEPATSDYLVVYLRLLTSGCLQRHRRFFEQFLEGGRSIKEFCQQEVEPMSKESDHIHTDHCPY comes from the exons ATGGCGGCGGAGGAGCCTCAGCAGCCGCAGCCGGAGCCGCTGGGCGGCAGCGATGCCGACG gtgtgaaCTGCCTGGCCTACGACGAGGCGATCATGGCGCAGCAGGACCGGATCCAGCAGGAG ATCGCGGTGCAGAACCCGCTGGTGTCCGAGCGCCTGGAGCTGGCCGAGCTCTACAAGGAGTACGCCGAGGATGACCACGTGTACCAGGAGAAGATCAAG gacctgctgcaGAAGTACTCGTACATCCGCAAGACGCGGCCGGACGGGAACTGCTTCTACCGCGCCTTCGGCTTCGCGCACCTGGAGGCGCTGCTGGAGGACGGCCAAGAGCTGCAGCG GTTCAAGGAGGTGTCGGCGCGGAGCAAGGAGGAGCTGGTGGCCCAGGGCTTCACCGAGTTCACCATCGAGGACTTCCACAacacg CTGATGGAGCTGATCGAGCGCGTGGAGCGCCGGGTGCcgctgccggagctgctggcGGCCTTTAACGAGCCGGCCACGTCGGATTACCTGGTGGTTTACCTGCGCCTGCTCACCTCAGGCTGCCTCCAGCGCCACCGGCGCTTCTTCGAGCAGTTCCTCGAGGGCGGCCGCAGCATCAAGGAGTTCTGCCAGCAG GAGGTGGAGCCCATGTCCAAGGAGAGTGACCACATCCACACTGACCACTGTCCCTACTGA
- the STIP1 gene encoding stress-induced-phosphoprotein 1: MGRGGRGRGVLAASRGRRGSGASGAAAMEEAQELKERGNRALAAGDVGAAVGHYSAAIARDPNNHVLFSNRSAAYARLGDYSRALADACRTLELRPDWAKGYSRKAAALEFLQRLEEAKATYEEGLARDPGNEQLLQGLRGVETRLAERKLLNPFSAPDLLARLEADPRTRGLLGDPEYRRLLETLRSDPGQLGAKLQDPRVMTTLSVLLGVELSGAEEEEEAPSPPPPPPPPPSQPPPTEELPQNKQEAQREKELGNAAYKRKEFPAALEHYTRAEQLDPTNMTYVTNQAAVYFETGEYERCRALCERAIEVGRENREDYRQIAKAYARIGNSYFREERYKDAVHFYNKSLAEHRTPDVLKKCQQAEKILKEQERLAYIDPDLALEEKNKGNECFQRGDYPQAMKHYSEAIRRNPHEARLYSNRAACYTKLLEFPLALKDCEECIRLEPTFIKGYTRKAAALEAMRDYTKAMEVYQRALDLDPSCKEAAEGQRRCLRAQQQRSEPPEELRRRALADPEVQQIMGDPAMRLILEQMQKDPQALSEHLKNPLIAQKIQKLMDVGLIAIR; this comes from the exons ATGGGGCGCGGGGGGCGTGGCCGCGGGGTTCTAGCAGCTTCCAGAGGGCGGCGCGGGAGCGGCGCGAGCGGAGCCGCGGCCATGGAGGAG GctcaggagctgaaggagcggGGGAACCGGGCGCTGGCGGCGGGGGACGTGGGGGCGGCCGTGGGGCACTACTCGGCCGCCATCGCCCGGGACCCCAACAACCACGTCCTGTTCAGCAACCGCTCGGCCGCCTACGCGCGCCTGGGCGACTACAGCCGGGCCCTGGCGGACGCGTGCCGCACGCTGGAGCTGCGGCCCGACTGGGCCAAG gggtACTCGCGGAAGGCGGCGGCTCTGGAGTTCCTGCAGCGCCTGGAGGAGGCCAAGGCCACCTACGAGGAGGGGCTGGCACGGGACCCGGGCAacgagcagctcctgcagggcttGCGTGGGGTGGAGACCAGGCTGGCGG AGCGAAAGCTGCTGAACCCCTTCAGTGCCCCTGACCTGCTGGCGCGGCTCGAGGCTGACCCCCGGACACGGGGGCTGCTGGGGGACCCCGAGTACCGGCGGCTGCTGGAGACGCTGCGCAGCGACCCTGGGCAGCTCGGGGC GAAGCTGCAGGACCCGCGGGTGATGACTACGCTGAGCGTGCTGCTGGGGGTGGAGCTGAGCGGggccgaggaggaggaggaggccccttccccacccccccctcccccaccacCCCCCTCTCAGCCCCCCCCAACCGAGGAGCTCCCCCAGAACAAGCAGGAG GCACAGCgggagaaggagctgggcaACGCCGCCTACAAGCGCAAGGAGTTCCCCGCAGCACTGGAGCACTACACCCGCGCCGAGCAGCTGGACCCCACCAACATGACCTACGTCACCAACCAAGCAG CCGTGTACTTCGAGACGGGCGAGTACGAGCGGTGCCGGGCGCTGTGCGAGCGCGCCATCGAGGTGGGCCGGGAGAACCGTGAGGATTACAGGCAGATCGCCAA GGCGTACGCACGGATCGGGAACTCGTACTTCCGAGAGGAGCGCTACAAGGACGCCGTGCACTTCTACAACAAATCCCTGGCCGAGCACCGCACGCCCGACGTGCTCAAGAAGTGCCAGCAG GCTGAGAAGATCCTGAAGGAGCAGGAGCGCTTGGCCTACATCGACCCGGACCTGGCGCTGGAGGAGAAGAACAAAGGCAACGAGTGCTTCCAGCGAG GGGATTACCCCCAGGCCATGAAGCACTACAGCGAGGCCATCCGGCGCAACCCGCACGAGGCGCGGCTCTACAGCAACCGCGCCGCCTGCTACACCAAACTGCTCGAGTTCCCCCTCGCCCTCAAG GACTGTGAGGAGTGCATCCGGCTGGAGCCCACCTTCA tcaAGGGCTACACGCGGAAGGCGGCGGCGCTCGAGGCCATGCGCGATTACACCAAGGCCATGGAGGTTTATCAGCGCGCCCTGGACCTCGACCCCTCCTGCAAG gAGGCGGCGGAGGGGCAGCGGCGCTGCCTGCGGGCGCAGCAGCAGCGCTCGGAGCCGCCCGAGGAGCTGCGGCGCCGCGCCCTGGCCGACCCCGAGGTGCAGCAGATCATGGGGGACCCGGCCATGCGCCTCATCCTGGAGCAGATGCAGAAGGACCCCCAGGCCCTGAGCGA GCACCTCAAGAACCCCCTGATTGCCCAGAAGATCCAGAAGCTGATGGACGTGGGGCTCATCGCCATCCGatga
- the LOC137467085 gene encoding leucine-rich repeat transmembrane protein FLRT1-like: MAPPPPPPPLPVPPVARAPRGGPPRLLATVATIITLLSAAAAAVGACPAVCRCSGGRVYCNDRGLTAVPEGLPPGATTLFLQNNRIGDAGIPARLGRLPALRVLYLYANALEQLPAHLPPALRELHLQENNVRGLCRRALARAPLLERLHLDDNSVSAAGIEEDAFAENRRLRLLFLSRNHLSSVPAGLPPALEELRLDDNRIHTIPLRAFEGLPALRRLVLDGNLLANQRMADDTFSRLGNLSELSLGRNALAAPPANLPRARLRRLSLAANAISHVPAGALARMRALERLDLSDNNLTTLPRGLFDDLGSLSHLGLRNNPWFCGCNLAWLRDWLRRRAPPRLEVRGLLCQAPARLRGLPVGELRGEMDACESPAAGGAGAAGGGTSPGAAAVSPAAAASPGTAAAAPGLWVQAAPGGALRVRWPPAPPGASLRLSWLRPGGGAVTETLVRGERGEYVVRALQPRAPYRVCLAALEPPAAPPLCAQARAGAGDPPPPGSPGAPAGDAPPALPPAAALGAAAAAAAGVVLGVLGGCWRRRRRRRMGLGAPPLPPPKGGGGGAAGAAAAAAPGGGGDPHRVPPPAAAAAAPAAPPRRAGVPGGAGAPWRGRGVLMGEGAASFLGHPLPVLGAPPGRRRRAPALRTFRGGPLRFWLF; the protein is encoded by the coding sequence AtggccccccctccccctccccctcccctccccgtcCCTCCCGTAGCCCGGGCACCGCGGGGGGGGCCGCCCCGGCTGCTGGCCACCGTGGCCACCATCATCACCCTGCtgagcgccgccgccgccgccgtggGGGCCTGCCCGGCCGTGTGCCGCTGCTCCGGCGGCCGCGTCTACTGCAACGACCGCGGGCTGACGGCCGTGCCCGAGGGGCTCCCGCCCGGCGCCACCACGCTGTTCCTGCAGAACAACCGCATCGGCGACGCGGGCATCCCGGCGCGCCTGGGCCGGCTGCCGGCGCTGCGGGTGCTCTACCTGTACGCCAACGCGCTGGAGCAGCTGCCGGCTCACCTGCCGCCGGCGCTGCGGGAGCTGCACCTGCAGGAGAACAACGTGCGCGGGCTCTGCCGCCGGGCGCTGGCGCGAGCGCCGCTGCTCGAGCGCCTGCACCTGGACGACAACTCGGTGTCGGCGGCCGGCATCGAGGAGGACGCGTTCGCCGAGAACCGCCGGCTgcgcctcctcttcctctcgCGCAACCACCTGAGCAGCGTCCCCGCGGGGCTGCCGCCAGCGCTGGAGGAGCTGCGGCTGGACGACAACCGCATCCACACCATCCCGCTTCGCGCCTTCGAGGGGCTGCCGGCGCTGCGGCGCCTGGTGCTGGACGGGAACCTGCTGGCCAACCAGCGCATGGCCGACGACACCTTCAGCCGCCTGGGCAACCTCAGCGAGCTCTCGCTGGGCCGCAACGCGCTGGCGGCGCCGCCGGCCAACCTGCCCCGGGCTCGGCTCCGCCGCCTCTCGCTGGCCGCCAACGCCATCAGCCACGTGCCGGCCGGAGCGCTGGCCAGGATGAGGGCGCTGGAGCGGCTGGACCTGTCGGACAACAACCTGACCACGCTGCCGCGGGGGCTCTTCGACGACCTGGGCAGCCTGAGCCACCTGGGGCTGCGCAACAACCCCTGGTTCTGCGGCTGCAACCTGGCCTGGCTGCGGGACTGGCtgcgccgccgcgccccgccgcgcctCGAGGTGCgggggctgctgtgccaggcgccggcgcggctgcgggggctgcCGGTGGGCGAGCTGCGGGGCGAGATGGACGCCTGCGAGAGCCCGGccgcggggggagcgggcgcggcgggcggcgggacgtcccccggggccgccgccgtgTCCCCCGCGGCGGCCGCGTCGCCGGGaaccgccgccgccgcgccggggcTGTGGGTGCAGGCGGCGCCCGGGGGGGCCCTGCGGGTGCGGTGGCCGCCGGCCCCTCCCGGGGCGTCGCTGCGGCTGAGCTGGCTGCGGCCCGGGGGGGGGGCCGTGACCGAGACCTTGGTGCGGGGCGAGCGCGGCGAGTACGTGGTGCGGGCGCTGCAGCCCCGAGCCCCGTACCGCGTGTGCCTCGCCGCCCTGGagccccccgccgcccccccgcTCTGCGCCCAGGCCCGGGCGGGcgccggggacccccccccgcCCGGTTCTCCCGGAGCCCCCGCCGGGGATGCCCCCCCAGCGCTGCCCCCGGCCGCGGCTctcggggcggcggcggcggcggcggccggggtggtgctgggggtgctgggggggtgctggaggaggaggaggaggaggaggatggggctgggggcgccgccgctgccgcccccCAAaggcggcggggggggggcggctGGCGCTGCGGCCGCTGCGGCCCCCGGAGGAGGGGGGGATCCGCACCGTGTacccccccccgccgccgccgccgccgcccccgctgccccCCCCCGGCGTGCGGGGGTACCGGGGGGGGCAGGTGCCCCATGGCGGGGGAGGGGGGTCCTGATGGGGGAGGGGGCGGCCTCTTTCCTGGGGCACCCCCTGCCCGTTTTGGGGGCCCCTCCCGGGCGGCGGCGCCGTGCCCCGGCTCTGAGGACATTTCGGGGGGGCCCTTtgaggttttggcttttttaa